A single window of Streptomyces cathayae DNA harbors:
- the miaB gene encoding tRNA (N6-isopentenyl adenosine(37)-C2)-methylthiotransferase MiaB → MSSIDRSQSVGGTRTYEVRTYGCQMNVHDSERLSGLLEDAGYVRAPEGADGDADVIVFNTCAVRENADNKLYGNLGHLAPKKAQRPGMQIAVGGCLAQKDRDTIVKRAPWVDVVFGTHNIGKLPVLLERARVQEEAQVEIAESLEAFPSTLPTRRESAYAAWVSISVGCNNTCTFCIVPALRGKEKDRRPGDILAEVEALVAEGVSEITLLGQNVNAYGSDIGDREAFSKLLRACGGIDGLERVRFTSPHPRDFTDDVIAAMAETPNVMPQLHMPLQSGSDTVLKAMRRSYRQERYLGIIEKVRAAIPHAAISTDIIVGFPGETEEDFEQTLQVVREARFAQAFTFQYSKRPGTPAAEMDGQIPKKVVQERYERLVALQEEISWEENKKQVGRTLELMVAEGEGRKDDTTHRLSGRARDSRLVHFTKPEQEVRPGDVVTVEITYAAPHHLLAEGPTLDVRRTRAGDAWEKRNAEKAARPAGVMLGLPKIGAPEPQPVAASGCGCD, encoded by the coding sequence ATGAGCAGCATCGACCGGAGCCAGTCAGTGGGCGGCACGCGCACCTACGAAGTCCGCACCTACGGGTGCCAGATGAACGTCCACGACTCCGAGCGATTGTCCGGGCTGCTGGAGGACGCGGGCTACGTCCGCGCCCCCGAGGGCGCCGACGGCGACGCTGACGTAATCGTCTTCAACACCTGCGCCGTGCGGGAGAACGCCGACAACAAGCTCTACGGCAACCTCGGCCACCTCGCCCCGAAGAAGGCGCAGCGCCCCGGCATGCAGATCGCGGTCGGCGGCTGCCTCGCGCAGAAGGACCGCGACACCATCGTGAAGCGGGCCCCCTGGGTGGACGTCGTCTTCGGCACGCACAACATCGGCAAGCTGCCGGTCCTCCTGGAGCGCGCCCGCGTCCAGGAGGAGGCGCAGGTCGAGATCGCCGAGTCGCTGGAGGCCTTCCCGTCCACGCTGCCGACCCGCCGCGAGAGCGCCTACGCGGCCTGGGTGTCCATCTCCGTCGGCTGCAACAACACCTGCACCTTCTGCATCGTCCCGGCGCTGCGCGGCAAGGAGAAGGACCGGCGTCCCGGCGACATCCTCGCCGAGGTCGAGGCCCTGGTCGCGGAGGGCGTCTCGGAGATCACCCTGCTCGGCCAGAACGTCAACGCGTACGGCTCCGACATCGGCGACCGGGAGGCGTTCAGCAAGCTGCTGCGGGCCTGCGGGGGCATCGACGGCCTGGAGCGCGTCCGCTTCACCTCTCCGCACCCGCGCGACTTCACCGACGACGTCATCGCCGCCATGGCCGAGACGCCCAATGTGATGCCGCAGCTCCACATGCCGCTCCAGTCCGGCTCGGACACGGTGCTGAAGGCGATGCGCCGTTCGTACCGGCAGGAGCGCTACCTCGGCATCATCGAGAAGGTCCGCGCCGCCATCCCGCACGCGGCGATCAGCACCGACATCATCGTGGGCTTCCCCGGGGAGACCGAGGAGGACTTCGAGCAGACCCTGCAGGTGGTGCGCGAGGCCCGCTTCGCGCAGGCCTTCACCTTCCAGTACTCCAAGCGGCCGGGCACCCCGGCCGCCGAGATGGACGGCCAGATCCCCAAGAAGGTCGTCCAGGAGCGCTACGAGCGGCTCGTCGCCCTCCAGGAGGAGATCTCCTGGGAGGAGAACAAGAAGCAGGTCGGCCGGACCCTGGAACTGATGGTGGCCGAAGGGGAGGGCCGCAAGGACGACACCACCCACCGCCTGTCCGGCCGCGCCCGGGACAGCCGTCTGGTGCACTTCACCAAGCCGGAGCAGGAGGTCCGCCCCGGCGACGTCGTGACCGTCGAGATCACGTACGCGGCCCCCCACCACCTTCTCGCCGAGGGCCCCACCCTGGACGTGCGCCGCACGCGCGCCGGTGACGCCTGGGAGAAGCGGAACGCGGAGAAGGCGGCCCGGCCGGCGGGCGTGATGCTGGGCCTGCCGAAGATCGGTGCGCCCGAACCCCAGCCGGTCGCGGCGAGCGGCTGCGGCTGCGACTGA
- a CDS encoding MazG nucleotide pyrophosphohydrolase domain-containing protein, with amino-acid sequence MSASPADLVREFHRAFGLEARGTPTEVSPELAAHRGELLAEEAAEVAEVAVHGPLDRLAHELADVVYVAYGTALVHGIDLDAVIAEIHRSNMTKRGPDGRISRRFDGKVLKGDHYEAPDVSRVLRRQGWTPAAEA; translated from the coding sequence ATGAGCGCTTCGCCCGCCGATCTGGTCCGTGAGTTCCACCGCGCCTTCGGGCTGGAGGCGCGCGGGACACCGACCGAGGTCTCCCCGGAACTCGCCGCCCACCGCGGCGAACTGCTCGCCGAGGAGGCCGCCGAGGTCGCGGAGGTGGCGGTGCACGGCCCGCTCGACCGGCTCGCGCACGAACTGGCCGATGTCGTCTACGTCGCCTACGGCACGGCACTCGTCCACGGCATCGACCTCGACGCGGTGATCGCCGAGATCCACCGTTCCAACATGACCAAGCGCGGCCCCGACGGCCGGATCAGCCGCCGCTTCGACGGCAAGGTCCTCAAGGGGGACCACTACGAGGCCCCGGACGTGTCCCGGGTGCTGCGCCGGCAGGGATGGACGCCGGCCGCGGAGGCCTGA
- a CDS encoding TAXI family TRAP transporter solute-binding subunit, with amino-acid sequence MSNALSRIGRRRVLRGAVAGFVALGLLLWWLAPWSEEPPRGTVTLSTGTRAGVYQKYGELLRTSLSRNMPDLEVRLLTSDGSQENVRRVATGEADFAITAADAVEAYRLSDRHGADRLRGVARLYDDYVQLVVPPGSDIRSVADLRGKRVAIGPPKSGVRLIANQVLRAAGIDPEQDIRPSADGIDTGPGRLGRGLDAFFWSGGLPTDGLQTLSEDSGLRFVPITADLVAQLHRQSGATRHYRATNMPESAYTGSQHDAPVPTMAVSNLLITRADTDPRLTEWLTRIVLKSRDRIGKRVHSAQLVDVRTAIYTDPLRLHDGARRYYRSVKP; translated from the coding sequence ATGTCCAACGCGCTGTCCCGTATCGGCAGGCGCCGGGTCCTGCGGGGCGCGGTCGCCGGCTTCGTGGCGCTCGGACTGCTGCTGTGGTGGCTGGCCCCCTGGAGCGAGGAGCCGCCCCGTGGGACGGTCACCCTGAGTACGGGGACACGCGCGGGGGTGTACCAGAAATACGGTGAGCTGCTGCGCACCTCGCTCAGCAGGAACATGCCGGACCTCGAGGTGCGGCTGCTGACGAGCGACGGGTCGCAGGAGAACGTGCGCCGGGTGGCGACCGGAGAGGCCGACTTCGCGATCACGGCGGCCGACGCGGTGGAGGCGTACAGGCTGAGCGACCGGCACGGTGCCGACCGGCTGCGCGGAGTCGCCCGTCTCTACGACGACTACGTGCAGCTCGTGGTCCCGCCCGGTTCCGACATCCGTTCCGTCGCCGATCTGCGGGGGAAGAGGGTCGCCATCGGGCCGCCCAAGTCGGGCGTGCGGCTCATCGCGAACCAGGTGCTCAGGGCGGCGGGCATCGATCCGGAGCAGGACATCAGACCCTCCGCGGACGGTATAGACACCGGCCCTGGACGGCTCGGGCGAGGGCTGGACGCGTTCTTCTGGTCGGGCGGGCTGCCCACGGACGGCCTGCAGACGCTGTCCGAGGACTCCGGTCTGCGGTTCGTGCCGATCACGGCCGACCTGGTCGCCCAGCTCCATCGGCAGAGCGGTGCCACGCGCCACTACCGGGCCACCAACATGCCGGAGTCGGCCTACACCGGCAGCCAGCACGATGCGCCCGTCCCGACGATGGCCGTGTCCAATCTGCTGATCACACGGGCGGACACGGACCCGCGGCTCACCGAATGGCTGACCCGGATCGTGCTCAAGAGCCGGGACCGCATCGGGAAACGCGTCCACTCCGCCCAGTTGGTCGACGTGCGCACCGCCATCTACACCGATCCGCTCCGGCTGCACGACGGCGCACGCCGGTACTACCGGTCCGTCAAGCCCTGA
- a CDS encoding sensor histidine kinase — translation MHTRLLPLLIVLMAAVLLALGVPLAVSLAGAQQQQVVVDRIDDTARFAALAQFVTEPVDPVTGDIDERRETLSSELRSYHEVYGIRAGVFYRNGVPMAHAPDDWFLPRTGEVRDAFREALLSRRSHDPEQVWPWERRRLVVASPVIRDGDVVAVVVTDSPTGQMRSRILQGWLVIAVGEGAAMLLAVGAALRLTGWVLKPVRVLDATTHDIATGRLKSRVAVAGGPPELRRLARSFNEMADNVEGVLEQQRAFVADASHQLRNPLSALLLRIELLALELPEGNEEIASVQAEGRRLAHVLDDLLDLALAEHSEAQLQVTDIGALAAERVAAWSPTAAAKGVLLAGDCPPTTAWADPVALSSALDAVIDNAVKFTPEGENVEVAVSSNGDTSTVVVTDHGPGLNGEELTRVGDRFWRSGRHQNVKGSGLGLSIARALLTAGGGSIAYDRHEPHGLTVTVTVPRSAPAGATTGQGLTDR, via the coding sequence GTGCACACACGTCTGCTGCCGCTGCTCATCGTCCTGATGGCGGCCGTACTGCTCGCGCTCGGGGTTCCGCTCGCCGTCAGTCTGGCGGGCGCGCAGCAGCAACAGGTCGTCGTCGACCGGATCGACGACACGGCGCGCTTCGCGGCCCTCGCCCAGTTCGTCACCGAGCCGGTCGACCCCGTGACCGGCGACATCGACGAGCGCCGGGAGACTCTCAGCAGCGAGCTCCGCAGCTACCACGAGGTGTACGGCATCCGGGCCGGTGTCTTCTACCGCAACGGCGTCCCGATGGCGCACGCGCCGGACGACTGGTTCCTGCCCCGGACGGGCGAGGTGCGCGACGCCTTCCGGGAGGCGCTGCTCAGCCGCCGCAGCCATGACCCCGAGCAGGTGTGGCCCTGGGAGCGGCGCAGACTGGTGGTGGCCTCACCGGTCATCCGGGACGGCGACGTCGTCGCGGTCGTCGTCACCGACTCTCCCACCGGGCAGATGCGCTCACGCATCCTCCAGGGCTGGCTGGTCATCGCCGTGGGTGAGGGGGCGGCGATGCTGCTGGCCGTCGGCGCGGCCCTGCGGCTGACCGGCTGGGTGCTCAAGCCCGTACGGGTCCTGGACGCCACCACCCACGACATCGCCACCGGGCGGCTGAAGTCCAGGGTCGCGGTGGCCGGCGGACCGCCGGAACTCCGGCGGCTCGCCCGGTCGTTCAACGAGATGGCGGACAACGTCGAGGGCGTGCTGGAACAGCAGCGCGCCTTCGTCGCCGACGCCTCGCACCAGTTGCGCAACCCGCTCTCGGCGCTGCTGCTGCGCATCGAACTCCTCGCCCTGGAGCTGCCCGAGGGCAACGAGGAGATCGCCTCGGTCCAGGCCGAGGGCAGGCGGCTGGCGCACGTCCTGGACGACCTGCTCGACCTGGCGCTGGCTGAGCACAGTGAGGCCCAGCTCCAGGTCACCGACATCGGTGCCCTGGCCGCCGAGCGGGTGGCGGCGTGGTCGCCCACCGCCGCGGCCAAGGGGGTCCTGCTGGCCGGGGACTGCCCGCCGACCACGGCGTGGGCCGACCCGGTCGCCCTGTCCAGCGCGCTGGACGCGGTCATCGACAACGCGGTGAAGTTCACGCCGGAGGGCGAGAACGTCGAGGTGGCCGTCTCCTCCAACGGTGACACCTCCACCGTCGTCGTCACCGACCACGGTCCCGGACTGAACGGTGAGGAGCTGACCCGCGTCGGGGACCGCTTCTGGCGCAGCGGACGGCACCAGAACGTCAAGGGCTCGGGCCTCGGCCTGTCCATCGCCCGGGCCCTGCTCACGGCGGGCGGCGGCTCGATCGCGTACGACCGCCACGAGCCGCACGGGCTGACGGTGACGGTGACGGTGCCGCGGAGCGCCCCTGCGGGGGCGACCACCGGTCAGGGCTTGACGGACCGGTAG
- a CDS encoding response regulator transcription factor produces MRLLLVEDDNHVAAALSAILARHGFDVTHARSGEEALQALVPEPDGFGVVLLDLGLPDQDGYEVCGKIRKRTGTPVIMVTARADVRSRIHGLNLGADDYVVKPYDTGELLARIHAVSRRTVQEDAGAAGEAELRLGPVHIELPTRRVSVNGSVVQLTRKEFDLLALLAQRPGVVFRREQIISEVWRTSWEGTGRTLEVHVASLRAKLRLPALIETVRGVGYRLVEPAA; encoded by the coding sequence ATGAGACTGCTGCTCGTCGAGGACGACAACCACGTCGCCGCCGCCCTGTCGGCGATCCTGGCGAGGCACGGGTTCGACGTCACCCACGCGCGCAGCGGCGAGGAAGCACTCCAGGCGCTCGTCCCCGAGCCCGACGGCTTCGGCGTCGTCCTCCTCGACCTGGGCCTGCCCGACCAGGACGGCTACGAGGTCTGCGGCAAGATCCGCAAACGCACCGGCACTCCGGTGATCATGGTCACCGCCCGCGCCGACGTGCGCTCCCGCATCCACGGACTCAACCTCGGCGCCGACGACTACGTGGTCAAGCCGTACGACACGGGCGAACTGCTCGCCCGGATCCACGCCGTCAGCCGGCGCACCGTCCAGGAGGACGCCGGCGCCGCCGGCGAGGCCGAGCTGCGTCTCGGCCCCGTGCACATCGAGCTGCCGACCCGGCGGGTCAGCGTGAACGGTTCGGTCGTCCAGCTGACCCGCAAGGAGTTCGATCTGCTGGCCCTGCTCGCCCAGCGACCCGGGGTCGTCTTCCGCCGCGAGCAGATCATCAGCGAGGTGTGGCGCACCAGCTGGGAGGGGACGGGGCGCACTCTGGAAGTGCATGTCGCCTCCCTGCGCGCCAAGTTGCGCCTGCCGGCCCTCATCGAGACGGTACGCGGAGTCGGCTACCGGCTCGTCGAGCCCGCGGCATAG
- a CDS encoding amino acid ABC transporter ATP-binding protein has translation MTEVSAAKEDVVATDELVVLKSVNKHFGALHVLQDIDLTVARGEVVVVIGPSGSGKSTLCRTINRLETIDTGSITIDGKALPHEGKELARLRADVGMVFQSFNLFAHKTVLENVTLGQVKVRKKDKKQAEERARTLLDRVGVGAQAEKYPAQLSGGQQQRVAIARALAMEPKVMLFDEPTSALDPEMINEVLEVMQQLARDGMTMIVVTHEMGFARSAANRVVFMADGRIVEAASPDQFFSNPRSDRAKDFLSKILHH, from the coding sequence ATGACCGAAGTATCGGCGGCCAAGGAAGATGTGGTCGCGACCGACGAGCTGGTCGTCCTGAAGAGCGTCAACAAGCACTTCGGCGCGTTGCACGTACTCCAGGACATCGACCTGACGGTCGCCCGCGGCGAAGTCGTCGTGGTCATCGGGCCCTCCGGGTCCGGAAAGTCCACCCTGTGCCGCACCATCAACCGCCTGGAGACGATCGACACCGGTTCGATCACGATCGACGGGAAGGCCCTGCCCCACGAGGGCAAGGAGCTGGCGCGGCTGCGGGCCGACGTGGGCATGGTCTTCCAGTCCTTCAACCTCTTCGCGCACAAGACGGTGCTCGAGAACGTGACGCTGGGCCAGGTCAAGGTGCGCAAGAAGGACAAGAAGCAGGCCGAGGAGCGGGCCCGTACCCTGCTCGACCGGGTCGGCGTGGGCGCGCAGGCCGAGAAGTACCCCGCGCAGCTCTCCGGCGGCCAGCAGCAGCGTGTCGCCATCGCGCGGGCTCTGGCGATGGAGCCCAAGGTCATGCTCTTCGACGAGCCGACGTCGGCTCTCGACCCGGAGATGATCAACGAGGTTCTGGAGGTCATGCAGCAGCTCGCCCGCGACGGCATGACCATGATCGTCGTGACCCACGAGATGGGATTCGCCCGGTCCGCCGCCAACCGTGTGGTGTTCATGGCGGACGGCCGCATCGTCGAAGCCGCTTCGCCGGACCAGTTCTTCAGCAATCCGCGCAGCGACCGTGCCAAGGACTTCCTGTCGAAGATCCTGCACCACTGA
- a CDS encoding glutamate ABC transporter substrate-binding protein, translating to MKLRKATAASAAVFALALTATACGGGGDKDSDSSSSGGGGDKIKIGIKYDQPGLGQKTPQGYAGFDVDVATYVAKKLGYDEKQIEWKESKSADRETMLQRGDVEFIAATYSITPEREEKVDFAGPYLLAHQDVLIRADDDKIKSPEDLNSAKLCSVTGSTSAQNVKDKLAPKAQLQPYPTYSACLPGLQNGAVDALTTDDSILAGYAAQDQFKGKFKLAGFKMTNENYGIGVKKGSDLKAKINDALEAMVADGSWEKAVDANFGPANYNNEPAPKIGDIKS from the coding sequence ATGAAGCTTCGCAAGGCCACCGCCGCCTCGGCCGCCGTGTTCGCCCTCGCCCTGACCGCCACCGCCTGCGGGGGCGGCGGTGACAAGGACAGCGATTCGTCCTCCTCCGGGGGCGGCGGCGACAAGATCAAGATCGGCATCAAGTACGACCAGCCCGGCCTCGGCCAGAAGACCCCGCAGGGCTACGCGGGCTTCGACGTGGACGTCGCCACGTACGTCGCCAAGAAGCTCGGCTACGACGAGAAGCAGATCGAGTGGAAGGAGTCGAAGAGCGCCGACCGCGAGACCATGCTGCAGCGTGGTGACGTCGAGTTCATCGCCGCCACCTACTCGATCACCCCGGAACGCGAGGAGAAGGTCGACTTCGCCGGCCCGTACCTGCTCGCCCACCAGGACGTGCTGATCCGCGCCGACGACGACAAGATCAAGTCGCCGGAGGACCTGAACAGCGCGAAGCTGTGCTCGGTCACCGGCTCCACCTCGGCGCAGAACGTCAAGGACAAGCTGGCGCCCAAGGCCCAGCTGCAGCCGTACCCGACGTACTCGGCCTGCCTGCCCGGCCTCCAGAACGGTGCCGTCGACGCGCTGACCACCGACGACTCGATCCTCGCCGGTTACGCCGCCCAGGATCAGTTCAAGGGCAAGTTCAAGCTGGCCGGCTTCAAGATGACCAACGAGAACTACGGCATCGGCGTCAAGAAGGGCAGCGACCTCAAGGCCAAGATCAACGACGCGCTCGAGGCCATGGTCGCCGACGGCTCCTGGGAGAAGGCCGTGGACGCGAACTTCGGTCCCGCCAACTACAACAACGAGCCCGCGCCGAAGATCGGCGACATCAAGAGCTGA
- a CDS encoding amino acid ABC transporter permease: protein MFDFLEDYDLLGAFWTTVQLAVLSAVGSLVWGTLLAAMRVGPVPLMRGFGTAYVNIVRNIPLTVIILFTSLGLSQTLGINLGADDFETINFRLAVLGLILYTSAFVCEALRSGINTVPVGQAEAARALGLSFNQVLGQVVLPQAFRSSVGPLANVLIALIKNTTVAAAIGVAEAALLMKEMIENEAQLLLISAVIAVGFVILTLPTGLFFGWVGKKVAVKR from the coding sequence GTGTTCGACTTTCTTGAAGATTACGACCTGCTGGGGGCCTTCTGGACGACGGTGCAGCTCGCTGTGCTCTCCGCCGTCGGCTCCCTGGTCTGGGGCACCCTGCTGGCCGCCATGCGCGTCGGCCCGGTGCCGCTGATGCGCGGTTTCGGGACCGCGTACGTGAACATCGTGCGGAACATCCCGCTGACCGTCATCATCCTGTTCACGTCGCTGGGTCTGAGCCAGACGCTGGGCATCAATCTCGGCGCGGACGACTTCGAGACGATCAACTTCCGGCTCGCCGTCCTCGGCCTGATCCTCTACACCTCGGCTTTCGTGTGCGAGGCGTTGCGCTCCGGCATCAACACGGTGCCGGTCGGCCAGGCCGAAGCCGCCCGCGCGCTCGGCCTCAGCTTCAACCAGGTCCTGGGCCAGGTGGTGCTGCCGCAGGCGTTCCGCTCGTCCGTCGGCCCGCTGGCGAACGTGCTCATCGCGCTCATCAAGAACACCACGGTGGCCGCCGCCATCGGTGTTGCCGAGGCGGCCCTGCTGATGAAGGAGATGATCGAGAACGAGGCGCAGCTGCTGCTGATCTCCGCGGTCATCGCCGTCGGTTTCGTGATTCTGACGCTGCCGACCGGCCTGTTCTTCGGCTGGGTGGGCAAGAAGGTGGCGGTGAAGCGATGA
- a CDS encoding amino acid ABC transporter permease: MSSILYDAQGPRAKRRNIVFTVVFLAAFAALLWWVLSTLNDKGQLEWFLWKPFFTSGEPWSTYIWPGLQNTLKAAALSVIIALPLGALFGIARLSDHAWIRVPAGIVVEFFRAIPVLVLMIFGLALFAEYTSVSSDDRPLYAVVTGLVLYNASVLAEIVRAGILSLPKGQAEGAMAIGLRKNQAMRLVLLPQAVTAMLPAIVSQLVVIVKDTALGGAVLTFPELLAAANTMSGYYGANVIASLTVVSVLFIALNFALTSFASWLEARLRRSKRSTGAVLGADDVDDLNAGEVGGAQKTGTGGTA; encoded by the coding sequence ATGAGTTCCATCCTGTACGACGCCCAGGGACCTCGCGCCAAGCGGCGGAACATCGTTTTCACGGTGGTCTTCCTGGCTGCCTTCGCCGCCCTGCTGTGGTGGGTGCTCAGCACCCTCAACGACAAGGGCCAGCTGGAATGGTTCCTGTGGAAGCCGTTCTTCACCAGCGGCGAACCGTGGTCCACGTACATCTGGCCGGGTCTGCAGAACACTCTGAAGGCCGCCGCGCTGTCGGTGATCATCGCGCTGCCGCTCGGTGCCCTCTTCGGCATCGCCCGGCTGTCGGACCATGCCTGGATCCGCGTCCCGGCCGGGATCGTGGTCGAGTTCTTCCGGGCCATCCCCGTCCTGGTCCTGATGATCTTCGGTCTCGCCCTGTTCGCCGAGTACACCAGCGTCAGCTCCGACGACCGTCCGCTGTACGCGGTCGTCACGGGTCTGGTGCTGTACAACGCCTCCGTCCTCGCGGAGATCGTGCGCGCCGGCATCCTGTCCCTGCCCAAGGGCCAGGCCGAGGGAGCGATGGCGATCGGCCTGCGCAAGAACCAGGCGATGCGGCTGGTCCTGCTGCCGCAGGCGGTCACCGCGATGCTCCCGGCCATCGTCAGCCAGCTCGTCGTCATCGTGAAGGACACCGCCCTCGGCGGCGCCGTCCTCACCTTCCCCGAGCTGCTCGCCGCGGCCAACACGATGAGCGGCTACTACGGCGCCAACGTCATCGCCAGCCTCACGGTGGTGTCCGTGCTCTTCATCGCGCTCAACTTCGCCCTCACCTCCTTCGCCTCCTGGCTCGAGGCACGGCTGCGCCGCAGCAAGCGCAGCACGGGCGCGGTTCTCGGCGCCGACGACGTCGACGACCTCAACGCAGGCGAGGTCGGTGGCGCGCAGAAGACCGGCACGGGCGGCACCGCCTGA
- a CDS encoding FAD-dependent monooxygenase, producing the protein MDPVIIVGAGPVGLTLALALARQEVPCVVLDEGPGKDEPRPARSVVLREDTTALLERLTGAPLARAGSRWAGWRSMRRKQVTHEVVFDATAPAPLHIAQHVLTGALRAALTRERLVEVAVDSRLDSLEQEPSGVTAHTRGPRSTWWRGSYLVGCDGPRSTVRKLQDIRFPGRTAVERHAVAALRTELPRPGEALLHRMPPWRASGPFAGEVTARPLPDSVWRLDWLLPPGKDLVTPELLLTRIRETLAGWAGGPTPPYELLDTGVHTVHHRLARRWRADRVFLAGDAAHLLGSLGTHGLDEGLRDADNLAWKLALAWHHGHHEALLDSYQAERRAIVSARLRAADQALPLLRGGGGLRSYVPGSGRGHDALLVDGHLGQGPLGAPGGHPGSPLAPRNLEGAVPVDTPLGAPVTDVRVTAEDGTFVRLRDRLGRGALLVVLIAPGTGVWERRHWVSAGIMPRLAAAVAALPHPAELLVAESYPGAAAHTVLLVRPDGHLVTALGGVRPADLYAAAETVLGGPADAETAGTAETAGTAETAGTEARTAAGAGSR; encoded by the coding sequence GTGGACCCGGTGATCATCGTCGGAGCGGGGCCCGTCGGGCTCACGCTCGCCCTGGCGCTGGCGCGTCAGGAGGTGCCGTGCGTGGTCCTCGACGAGGGTCCGGGCAAGGACGAACCGCGTCCTGCCCGGTCGGTGGTGCTGCGCGAGGACACCACGGCGCTGCTGGAGCGGCTGACCGGTGCGCCACTGGCCCGGGCCGGCTCCCGTTGGGCCGGATGGCGGTCGATGCGGCGCAAGCAGGTGACACACGAGGTCGTGTTCGACGCCACCGCTCCCGCACCCCTGCACATCGCCCAGCACGTCCTCACCGGCGCCCTGCGCGCGGCCCTCACCCGTGAACGGCTCGTCGAGGTCGCCGTGGACAGCCGTCTGGACTCCCTGGAACAGGAGCCCTCCGGTGTCACCGCGCACACCCGCGGTCCCAGGAGCACGTGGTGGCGCGGCAGTTACCTGGTCGGCTGCGACGGCCCCCGCTCCACCGTGCGCAAGCTCCAGGACATCCGCTTCCCCGGGCGCACGGCGGTGGAACGTCACGCCGTGGCCGCACTGCGTACGGAACTTCCCCGGCCCGGCGAAGCGTTGCTGCACCGGATGCCGCCGTGGCGCGCCTCCGGCCCCTTCGCCGGGGAGGTCACCGCGCGTCCGCTGCCGGACAGCGTGTGGCGTCTGGACTGGCTGCTGCCGCCGGGCAAGGACCTGGTCACCCCCGAGCTGCTGCTGACCCGGATCCGGGAGACCCTCGCCGGCTGGGCCGGCGGCCCGACTCCCCCGTACGAACTGCTCGACACCGGGGTCCACACCGTCCACCACCGGCTCGCCCGGCGCTGGCGGGCGGACCGTGTGTTCCTCGCCGGGGACGCCGCGCATCTGCTCGGCTCGCTGGGCACGCACGGGCTGGACGAAGGGCTTCGCGACGCCGACAACCTCGCCTGGAAGCTGGCTCTGGCCTGGCACCACGGCCACCACGAAGCGCTGCTCGACAGCTATCAGGCCGAGCGGCGCGCGATCGTCTCCGCCCGGCTGCGCGCCGCCGATCAGGCGCTGCCGCTGCTGCGGGGCGGTGGAGGGCTGCGTTCCTACGTGCCCGGTTCCGGCCGCGGTCATGACGCGCTCCTGGTGGACGGCCACCTGGGGCAGGGGCCACTGGGAGCGCCGGGCGGGCACCCCGGATCACCCCTCGCGCCCCGGAACCTCGAGGGCGCGGTCCCCGTCGACACGCCCCTCGGGGCGCCGGTCACCGATGTGCGGGTCACAGCGGAGGACGGCACCTTCGTCCGGCTGCGGGACCGGCTCGGCCGGGGTGCGCTGCTGGTGGTGCTGATCGCACCGGGTACCGGGGTGTGGGAGCGCAGGCACTGGGTGTCCGCCGGGATCATGCCCCGGCTGGCGGCGGCCGTGGCGGCGCTGCCGCATCCGGCCGAGCTGCTGGTCGCGGAGAGCTACCCGGGGGCGGCGGCCCACACCGTGCTGCTGGTACGTCCCGACGGTCACCTGGTCACGGCGCTCGGTGGGGTCCGTCCGGCGGACCTGTACGCGGCGGCCGAAACGGTGCTCGGCGGACCGGCGGACGCGGAAACGGCGGGAACAGCAGAGACGGCGGGAACGGCGGAAACAGCGGGGACGGAGGCCCGGACGGCGGCCGGAGCCGGATCGCGCTGA
- a CDS encoding cysteine dioxygenase — protein sequence MSASPVLPSSPAGSPSAGSPSAPGPSQAELLDFVRHVAADAELVASLPIDPEGRTWVRLDGPGGSEAWLIGWPPGTGTGWHDHGKSLGAFMTAAGELRENSLAVRLPTDGWKTLELNAGVDRERRLTAGAGRAFGRYHVHEVLNESPVRHAVSVHAYYPPLPLMRRYSRSGQTLRLEQVERPADWQ from the coding sequence GTGTCTGCCTCCCCTGTTCTCCCCTCGTCCCCTGCGGGCTCCCCCTCTGCGGGCTCTCCCTCTGCTCCCGGCCCTTCCCAGGCAGAACTCCTCGACTTCGTACGGCACGTCGCCGCCGACGCCGAGCTGGTCGCCTCGCTTCCGATCGATCCGGAGGGCCGCACCTGGGTACGGCTCGACGGACCCGGCGGCAGTGAGGCCTGGTTGATCGGCTGGCCGCCCGGCACGGGCACCGGCTGGCACGACCACGGAAAATCCCTCGGTGCCTTCATGACCGCGGCGGGGGAGCTGCGGGAGAACTCGCTCGCGGTGCGGCTGCCCACCGACGGCTGGAAGACGCTGGAACTGAACGCCGGCGTGGACCGGGAACGCCGGCTGACGGCCGGTGCGGGCCGCGCCTTCGGCCGGTATCACGTGCACGAGGTGCTCAACGAGTCCCCCGTCCGGCACGCGGTCTCCGTCCACGCCTACTACCCGCCCCTGCCCCTGATGCGCCGCTACAGCCGCAGCGGCCAGACCCTGCGTCTGGAGCAGGTCGAGCGCCCGGCGGACTGGCAGTGA